The following is a genomic window from Bacteroidales bacterium.
AAAAAGAAGAAGCGAAGGCAACTGTGGAGTTGAAGGAAGGGCAAAAGATCATCCGTGATAACCAATCGGGCATATCCTTTGAAATGCTGTTCGGTGATTACCTTGTCGGGGCAAAGCAAATTACCATAACCGACCCGTACATACGCCTGCCTTACCAGTTGCGAAACTTTATGGAGTTTGCCAAACTGGTTTCCACCCGAAAGGATGAACTGGAAGAAGTTACCATCCATCTAATCACATACAACAACGAGGAATTCATCGAAAACTCCAAGGAAGCATTCAGGGAGATCGCTGATTCGCTGGAATCACTTGGCATCATATTCACATACGAGTTTGTAGAAAACACCCACGACCGCTCGATAGTGATGGATAACGGCTGGAAGATAGTCCTTGGGAGGGGGCTGGATATATTCCAGAAGACCAACGGCTGGTATGACATTGCGGAGTATTATCAGGAGAAGCGTTTATGCAAGGGGTGTGAGATTACGTATGTAAAGACGAAATAAGACAATGAAGTATGATTATTGCTGATTTGTATAAGTCAAATGCCCAGATTAAATTTTACAAGGAAGAATTAAACCGATTACCCCTGGCAAACGCGGATTGGGCTCTTCATCGAACCCAGGGAAGTAGTTCTGGATGACCTAAATACTGCCCAAATTTACGTCAGCATCGCCCGAATTTTGCGCGATCTCCTGGAAGGTGGACATTCATATCATCCTGGGGTGAAAGGGCATAAATCGAGGGAGGGCTTATCTTACTGATTTAATACCCAGCGTTGCACTTACGGATTGGAACTACCTTTACATTGAATTATTTAAAGAAATTGGGAATAATATTTGATAATATTATATTTGTATTAATTTTGCCAAGTTTTGAAACATTATCAGGCTTAATTCGTTTATCAAGCATAGTTTAAATGACTAATTTTAAAAATAAGTCTGATTTCAACTTCGATGGATCAAAATTATTAATTGATAGAAGTTTATTTTCACCAAGTATTCATTGTCTTTACTATGGATGTGTTCAATTAATCATTCATTTGCTTATAACTAAATATGGCTATACTGAAGATTCAATAAAAATTGCTATTCAAAATTTGAAAGACAATAAACTGGGTGGAACACATACATTTTACAACACGACAATATATAGAATTGCATATTCAGCCAATAAATATACGGCCTTAGACTTACAAAGAAGTTTATCGAGTTTAAAAATATCTCGAGAAGAAAGTGATTACGAAAGTAAAGAGATTACTTATGATATTTGTCACTTAGCTGAACAAAAGAAAGATAAAATTTTAGAGATTTTAAAGAAAATGTAATATGGAAAGTGTTGATTTTTTGAAAGATCAATTAGAAAAATTATCCAAACGGCATCCTATCAGTATTAAATATCAATTTGATGGATCTTACAATAACCATATAATTGAAATCCATCCAGCTTTTGTATTTGATTGCAACCAGTCATATAGGTTAGCAGAGGCAGATTTGATTTATGATTTCCTGTCACAATTTCCTGAAGAAACAATTCTTTTTGTTAAGAAAGATGACCTCATTAGGGTGACTAATCCTATTTTAGAAATACCAATGATTAACACTGAATATTCTAAACTCCGGAATTGGATTGAACTCATTAAACAAAACTCAACGCCTTTTATAATAGCTCCAGTTACAAGGGAAAAGAGTGGAGAAAATGATTTTGCTTTAGCTGCGTAATATTTAATATATGAAAGGTCAACATTCATCATTTGTATTTAATGGCTATTTAATTCAGGAAAGTCACATAAAACGTGAGCCTAAAACAAAGGAAGATGAATTTCATATTAAAATTGATCCGGTAGGGAATTATTTTGAGATTACACGAGATTTTCAGCTCACACTTAAAGTAAAAGTATGGGAGAAAAACAACAGATTTAATGCGAATGTAACTTGTATTGGATTTTTTAGTTTTGCAGAAGGAGCAAAGGAAAAAGAACTTTCTACATATTTTTACACAAATGCTCCTGCTATCTTATTCCCTTATATTAGATCGTACATTGCGGCTTTAACTGCATTATCCGGAATGGAAGTAATACATATCCCTACTCTTAATTTAACTAATTTATCTGACGAATTAATGAAAAATACTACCATAGTAAAAGGTGATTAATATAATTACAGGGACTTCGGTCTGTTTTCCTTTTACAATTACAACATTTTAATCTTTGGATATTTATTTTCCCCCAAATTCCAGTTATTTCCTCATAATCTCCCGCTTTGGTTCTTCATCGAACCATGAGAAGTAGTCCTGGATGGTTTTCGTGGAGAGGTGACCATTGAAAGTTATTAACAATATGGCCAATCGGGAGGTCAAACCTTTACCTATACCTTTACCTAAACGCAAAATCAGCCAGCCAACATTGATGTTAACTAACTGGTTTTCAACTTGTGGGAGTTACTGGATTCGAACCAGTGACCCTCTGCTTGTAAGGCAGATGCTCTGAACCAACTGAGCTAAACTCCCTTTAAAAAGGGCTGCAAAAGTAAGATTAAAAATTGAAATTTAAAACTAATTTTGGAAACCATTTTTAACAGATGAAAATCCTCCTGTTCAATCCGCCAAGGTCGCCGGAAAATAAAATCCTGGAGCATGCACCCGCAGATGCATTGCCGTTTATCCATAAGAAGCTGATCGGCCCTCCTCTTGGATTATTGACTGTTGCTGCCGCGGTAAAGGATTTTGATGTCACCGTCATCGACCTGAAAGGAGAATATGACATCCATCCTGATGCTCCCGGGTTAAATGACCTGGTTTTGTCATATCTCCAGGAATATAAGCCAAACCTTGTCGGTGTAACTTTCATTGCTTCGGAACTGTACTATGGCCTTGAAATTTTCCGCGTCTCGAAACGATTCGATCCGGAGATACTTACGGTAGCCGGCGGATTGCATGTAACGATCTGTCAGGAAGATTTCGCTGATCAATCAGTTGACATTTTATGCCCGGGACATGCTGCCGGAATATTCCGTGAACTGGTCATCGCAAAGGAAAAAGGATTGCCATTTGAAAATGTCGGCGGTATCATCATTAACACTAAAAATGGGTTCCGCAGTTCTTCGTTGCCTGCCCCGAAATGGGATGCTGCAGGAGAAAACTTTATCATGCCCGACCGAAGCCATCTCAAAAAGTGGCTCTCGACCTACAAAGTCGGTAATGATCCCTCCCCGGTCACATATATTTTTACCTCCCTTGGCTGTCCGTATGCATGTTCATTCTGTTCCATATGGCCGCAGCATAACAAAAAGTATTACATGCGTGATATTGAATCGGTCGTGGATGAACTTAATTACCTGGATGATTATAATGTAGTAAGGTTTGCAGATGCCAATACAATCGTGGATATCCGTTTCATTCATTCGCTATTTGACCGGATAAACGAGGAGGGTATTAAAAAAACCTACATCATGGACATCCGGCCGGATACTGCAGTTAAACATCCTGATTTAATTGAAAAATTGGCTAAAGCCGGGCTGAAAGTGGTCATTTGCGGATTCGAATCATTCCGTGAAGAGGAGCTGAAAAATTATAACAAGAAATCATCTGCAAATAATATTGAAGACTCCATTGAAATATTTCACCGGAACGGTATCATGATCCGTGGTAATTATATTGTTCCGAATGACTATACTGAGAGTGATTTCAGGGCGCTGGCCGATTATGCCGGTTCACATAAGGTTGTATATGCAGGATATACCATCCTGACTCCCATGCCTGGAACAATATTGTATAAGGAAATAAAAGATCAGATCATCGATTTTAATCTTTCAAAATATAACTTCTTCAATTGCGTGCTGAAAACAAAAATACCGGTTGAAAAATTCTATGAAAGTGTCGGGAGTTTATGGAAGATAAAGCTTGGTAAAGATGTCATATGATTTTAATGGTTGACTTGTCAACCTGAAACGGCTTCTATAAACTGATCCAGCTTATTGACGGAGAATGATTTAAAATCACCGGCAATGAACCGAAAGTTACGCGTAAGACCATCTCCGGCGCCACATTCAAAAAAGATATCCACACCCTGCCTCAGCAACATATTCATCGTATCCAGCCAGTTCATCCTGGAATACAGGTTATCGATCACCTCTCTGATCAGGCCATCTCCGGTATTAATAATTTTCTGATCAATATTTGAAATATACCTATAGGCCGGATCTGTAAAATTGATTCCTCGCACGATTTCGGAAAATCCAGGGACTGCATTCTTCAGAAATCCTGAGTGATAGGGTTTTGAAACAGGCAACATATTCGTGCGCAATGCTCCTTCAGCTTTTGCGGAATTTAAAATACGCTTTACTTCATCATACTTGCCCGAAATGATAAATGTATGCGGGTTGTTCTGGTTGCAGATCCGTACATCTTCTGTTCCATGCAACAAATCAAGGATATCGGGCTCGATCAGCCCAACTATCATCCCCATCCCATATTTGCCGGTGGCGGCGACCCCGGATATATTCTCCCAGGCACTTTTCACCAGGAGCAGTCCGTCGATAAAGGTGACTGATCCGCAATAATACATTGCAGCATAGATACCCATGCTGTAACCGGAAACGAAGGCAGGCCTGATAAATTGACTCTTAAGAATATCTGCGATCGAACAACTGAAAATATAACTGATATACTGCGACTTTAGCTCATCGTTTAAAAAGTCATTTTCCCTGAAGTCGAAC
Proteins encoded in this region:
- a CDS encoding acyltransferase domain-containing protein, which codes for MFDFRENDFLNDELKSQYISYIFSCSIADILKSQFIRPAFVSGYSMGIYAAMYYCGSVTFIDGLLLVKSAWENISGVAATGKYGMGMIVGLIEPDILDLLHGTEDVRICNQNNPHTFIISGKYDEVKRILNSAKAEGALRTNMLPVSKPYHSGFLKNAVPGFSEIVRGINFTDPAYRYISNIDQKIINTGDGLIREVIDNLYSRMNWLDTMNMLLRQGVDIFFECGAGDGLTRNFRFIAGDFKSFSVNKLDQFIEAVSG
- a CDS encoding protein-export chaperone SecB, whose amino-acid sequence is MKGQHSSFVFNGYLIQESHIKREPKTKEDEFHIKIDPVGNYFEITRDFQLTLKVKVWEKNNRFNANVTCIGFFSFAEGAKEKELSTYFYTNAPAILFPYIRSYIAALTALSGMEVIHIPTLNLTNLSDELMKNTTIVKGD
- a CDS encoding B12-binding domain-containing radical SAM protein codes for the protein MKILLFNPPRSPENKILEHAPADALPFIHKKLIGPPLGLLTVAAAVKDFDVTVIDLKGEYDIHPDAPGLNDLVLSYLQEYKPNLVGVTFIASELYYGLEIFRVSKRFDPEILTVAGGLHVTICQEDFADQSVDILCPGHAAGIFRELVIAKEKGLPFENVGGIIINTKNGFRSSSLPAPKWDAAGENFIMPDRSHLKKWLSTYKVGNDPSPVTYIFTSLGCPYACSFCSIWPQHNKKYYMRDIESVVDELNYLDDYNVVRFADANTIVDIRFIHSLFDRINEEGIKKTYIMDIRPDTAVKHPDLIEKLAKAGLKVVICGFESFREEELKNYNKKSSANNIEDSIEIFHRNGIMIRGNYIVPNDYTESDFRALADYAGSHKVVYAGYTILTPMPGTILYKEIKDQIIDFNLSKYNFFNCVLKTKIPVEKFYESVGSLWKIKLGKDVI